The following nucleotide sequence is from Salinispirillum sp. LH 10-3-1.
GCGCCTGAATCAACTCACCGAACAGCTCCTTGACTACAATCGTCTTCTGCAACAAGCCCGACCTGAGCTGTCTTGGGTCAATGCTGCGAACCTGATACAGCAAGTGCTCTCCGAGCACGCCTTATCGATCCAACAGCGTCAGCAGACTGCGGAGGTGGATTGCCAAGTAGAACAATTGCATACAGACCCGCGCTTACTCACTCGTATCCTCGACAACCTCATCAACAACGCCCAAGCCTATGGCGCAGCGGGTGGCCGTATCTGGTTATCGCTATACCAAGTCAACGATGAACTGATCCTCGATGTTGCCAACAGCGGCCCGGCCATACCGGCCGACCAAGCGCGGTTGATGTTTGAACCTTTTCAACGCGGAACCTTGCCGCGCGCTGATGCCTTAACCGGCTCGGGTCTGGGCTTATCCATCGTCGCCGACTGTGCCAGATTGCTGCAAGGCCACGCCGACATCGTTCAGCACAGAGAAGCGGATGTTTGCGTTCGCATAACACTGCCCAGCTTCACCACCATGGATAACGATACCTGATGTTCTCTCGCGCCATCACTTTGCTATTTGGCTGTTTCGCGGCTGTCGCCCTGCCCGGGTGTGCCCACTTTGTCATGCCGACGACGGGCGAGCCTAACTCGAACCTTTCTGCCGATCGGCCGGAACCCGCACCGGAATCCAGTCAGCGGGTGCGCTGCTCCTTGCCCATTGTGGCACCTGACAGCCTGTCGTCACCCAGCCTCACCTTCAGTGACTCGCCCTGTATGTTGTTGGCGTGGCAGCAATTCATGCAGCACAGCCTTCACCTAGACACTGAAGCTCGTCGTCGTGTGCTAGCGTCCCTACCCGACACCCAGGTTGGTACCGCTCAGTCAGCGCTGCTGAGCAGCCATCCCAGTACGCCACACCTTTTGCGGCTGCATAGCCAATTGCAACTGTTGGAACTCATTCCGGAGCTACCCACAGCGCTGGCGGAGTACTTCAAGTGGCTCACTGATCACCAGCAACGCTTATTGGAAACCGAATTAACAGTACAGGGGCTGAGCCGGCTCAACAGCCAACAGCAACAGGACATACAGCGTTTACAGGCAGAGATCGCCGAAAAGACGGCGCAAATACAAGCACTCACCGAAATTGAAGCGCGCCTGAGCGAAAACCAGCCTGACCGTTCAAGCGACGATATCGAGCCCCTTACGGAACGCACAAGAGAGGAGCGCCCAGATGACTAATGCACCGGCCATACTGTTGGTTGATGATGACAGCAGCCTGCTGCGCCTGTTGACGTTGCGCCTCGAAAGCGAAGGGTACGCCGTCACCAGCGTCAACTCAGGCAGCACAGCATTGAAGGCGCTGAGCACAGAACATTTCGCTCTCGTCCTGAGCGACTTGCGCATGCCGGGCCTGGATGGCCTAAGTTTGTTTGACGAAATTTCACGCCGCCATCCAGGCATGCCGGTGATTATCATGACGGCCCACGGCTCGATTCCTGATGCTGTGGCCGCAACACAGCGTGGTGTGGTGGGCTTTCTGACTAAGCCACTCAACCATGACGAGTTGCGGCAGGCGCTGCACGATGCCATCAGTCATGCGCATGTACCGCATCAAGGTGATTGGCGCCAGGCCATCGTATCGCGCAGCCCCGCCATGGCCGACGTGCTTGATCAAGCCTATCGCATCGCGCAGCGCGACGTCAGCGTGTTGATCAGTGGTGCCAGTGGTACTGGAAAGGAACTGCTGGCGGACGCCATTCATCGTGCCAGCCCGCGGGCCGACAAGCCCTTTATTGCCATCAACTGCGGCGCCCTGCCGGAGCACCTGCTTGAATCCGAACTGTTCGGCCATAGCAAGGGGGCCTTCACCGGCGCGGTTACGGAAAACCAAGGGCTGTTTCGCGCCGCCGACGGGGGCACCCTGTTTTTGGACGAAATTGGCGACATGCCCATGCCTTTGCAGGTTAAACTGCTGCGCGCCTTGCAAGAACGACAGGTTCGACCGGTCGGCAGCAGCCGCAGCATCCCCATCAACGTGCGTGTCCTATCCGCCACTCACCGCGACCTGCCGAAAGCCATGG
It contains:
- a CDS encoding sigma 54-interacting transcriptional regulator produces the protein MTNAPAILLVDDDSSLLRLLTLRLESEGYAVTSVNSGSTALKALSTEHFALVLSDLRMPGLDGLSLFDEISRRHPGMPVIIMTAHGSIPDAVAATQRGVVGFLTKPLNHDELRQALHDAISHAHVPHQGDWRQAIVSRSPAMADVLDQAYRIAQRDVSVLISGASGTGKELLADAIHRASPRADKPFIAINCGALPEHLLESELFGHSKGAFTGAVTENQGLFRAADGGTLFLDEIGDMPMPLQVKLLRALQERQVRPVGSSRSIPINVRVLSATHRDLPKAMADGSFREDLYYRLNVVNLTLPGLRERAEDIPLLARHVLQQCAARQGIEVTRFSDDAMQALLTAMWPGNVRQLVNVVEQCVALTQAPVINAALVEQALAQDQNHWPTLTEARDQVERQYLIRVLRMTEGQVTRAAELAGRNRTDFYKLLKKHDLSAASVAAPVAITHSTAN